GCGTCGGTGATCGCAAGTAAATCTATCCGATCCTGGAACGAATGAAGAATCGGTGATGATCAGGGCAAGCGGCTCTTCCTCGCTATTCGCTCGGCGGCCCCTTGGAGTTCGACTCCCTGACGGGCACCAGAAAATAAAATAGGGAGCATCGGTGTTATCCGTGCTCCCTGTGGCTTTTCTGGTGCCGAAGAGGGGAGTCGACCGGCTCGCGCTCGGCCATCCATGGCCTCCGTCCGCCGGCGGCCGCGGGGCCTGACGCCGCCATCCATGGCGGCTCTTCCTCGCTATTCGCTCGGCGGCCCCTTGGAGTTCGACTCCCTGCAGGGCACCATGAAACGAAAAAGGGAGCGCAGGCAAACGCCGACGCTCCCGGATGTTTCATGGTGCCGAAGAGGGGAGTCGAACCCCTACACCCTTGCGGGCACTAGACCCTGAATCTAGCGCGTCTGCCAGTTCCGCCACTTCGGCACTTCACCGGATACGAGGAAATAGGATTATAGCAAAGCGCGCGCGGCAGGCAACACGGAAAGTGGTGGCGGAAATTGGCGGCGAAAAGGGTAGGATGAGTTCGAGGAGGACAGTGTGAGAGGCAGGGAATACTGGGAGGAATGGCTCCGCCGGAACGCCGACGCATTCCGCTCGAAGGCGGAAAGCATCCGGGACTGGTACCGGCTTGCGGGCGTATCGAAGGGTGAGCGGCGGATGTTCCGTGCCGCGATGAAGAGCGTGGGCGAAGCGGGAGGCAGGCGCGGAAAGGGAAGGCACGGGCCCCGAAGGCCGGGGGGCGAAGCCGCGCACCCGGAAACGCCGTACGCAGGCGCTGACAGACACCGCAGAGAAGAAAACGCCGGGCCGGTGCGGGAAGGACGGCTGCGGTTTACGCGGGAAGGGAGGCCGCTCGTCATTCCGGATTCCCGGGATGAGCCTGCAATCCGCATTCCCGGCCATGCGCTCTCCGGCGCCTGGCCGAAGGACCGCGTCCGCGTCCGGCTGGAACGGCGCAGGGGAGGCATGCCCCCGTCCGGACGCATCGTCCAGGTCGTGGAACGCGGGATCCGTCTCTTCGTGGGCCGTTATTCCCCGATCGGAGCGCGCGATTTCGTGAGGTTCCGCGACCGGGAGGCGGACCTGCACCTGCCGGTGACGGTCCCGGAAGACCTGGAACCACAGGCGAACGACCTCGTGCTGGCGGAAGTCGACCGGTATCCGCGCGGCGGGGAAGAGGGACACGCTCAGATCATCAGGGTTCTCGGCAAGGATTACGACATGGGTACGATCTTCCTCGCGGTCGTCTGCGCCAGGGACGTACCCGTCGAATTTTCCGATGGAGCGATAAATGAAGCAAAGGATATCCCTCATGTCGTACGTTTCCCCATTGCGCGGTTGAGGGATAGCGATGCGCACGAAACGGTTGAGCGTGTCGACCTTCGCGATTATCCTTTCGTGACCATCGACGGCGACGATGCGCGCGATTTCGACGACGCCGTCTGCCTGGTGCAGGAACACGGCCGTGCAAGGATCCTCGTGGCGATCGCCGACGTATCACGCTACGTTGCCTTGGGGTCCCGGCTCGACCGGGATGCCTTTGAGCGTGGCACCAGCGTATACTTTCCGGACCGTGCCGTACCGATGCTTCCCCCGGCCCTTTCGGAGGGCGTGTGCAGTCTGAAGCCGGGCGTGAACCGGCTGACGATGACGGTGGATATCCCGCTCGACGCGTACGGCCGCCCCGGACGCGCATCATTCTATCCCTCGGTGATTCGAAGCCGCGCACGTCTGACCTATGGAGAGGTGCATGCGTTCCTGACCGGCGGAGGAGCGGGCGCCGTCAAGGGAGCGATCCCGCCGGAAATCGGGAAAATGCTGAGGTCGATGGAGGCGGCGGCCGGACGCCTTACGCTTGCGCGCTCGGACCGCGGGGCGCTCGACTTCGACCTTCCCGAGGCGAAGATCGTCGTGGAGAACGATTTCCCGGCGAGGGTCGAGGCGTATCCACGATGGGAGGCGCACAGGCTCATCGAGGAGTTCATGCTGCTGGCGAACACGGCGGTTGCGGAATTCCTCTCCGAAAAGGGTTTCACGTTCCTGTCCCGCATTCACGAACCGCCGGCGGAGGACCGGATGGAAGAATTCGAGGACGCCGCGGCGAGGCTCCTGCGGCGCGCGAAGGTCACCGAGCGCAGGGACGTTTCATCCCGCCTCCAGGCGTGGACCGAGGCTGCCCGCGGCGGTAAATACGAAAGATACATCAACGTGCTTATGTTGCGCAGCCTCATGCTGGCCCGTTACGGGCCCGAGCAGGCGGGGCATTTCGGGCTTGCGCTCTCCCAATATACTCACTTCACATCGCCGATCAGGCGTTATCCGGACCTTGTCGTCCACCGCGTCCTCAAGGCGGCGCTTGGTGAAAAGAGTCTCTCGGCCTACGCGTCCGGTCTAAAGGAGAGCGCGGGCGAGATCGGACGGCACTTGAGCGCGCGCGAAAGGGCCGCGATGGACGCCGAGCGCGACGTCGAGCAGCGGGCCAAGGCGCTGCATCTTTCGAAAAGGACGGGAGAGACGTTCACCGGCGTCATCTCTTCTATCGTCGGTTACGGATTCTTCGTGGAACTTGCCGAATGCTTTGCGGAGGGGTTCGTCCACATATCGAGCCTGCGAGACGACGATTACCGCTATTCGGCGGAACGGGGTGAGTGGTTCGGGACCCTTCGGAAGACGCGATTCTCGCTGGGCGACCGCCTGCGCGTGCGGTTGCGCCGCGCCGACGTGGAACGTGGCGAAATCGATCTCGTTTACGTTGAAAAGCTGCCGGATACCGCCTAAAATGGAGCGGTTCGGGAGGGTCCATGGGAAAGAAAATACTTCTCGCCGAAGACAGCTCGACGATCCGTAAGGTATTCGAGCTGGCTTTTGCCCGGTCGGACATTTCCCTGACGATGGTCGAAAACGGGAACGACGCGGTGCGGCTTGCCCGCGAAACGGCCCCCGATCTCGTCGTGGCCGATGTGACGCTCCCGGATCGGGACGGCTTCCAGGTGGCCGAAGAACTCGGCGCGTCCGGTAAAGGATGCCGGTGCCCCGTGCTGATCCTTTCCGGTACGCTCTTTCCTTTCGATGAGGAAAAATTCAGGAAATGCGGCGCCCGCGGCGTTCTCTTCAAGCCGTTCGAGTCCCGGGAACTTGCCGAGAAGGTGCTGGAGATGCTGGAATTCGGTGAGGAAGAAGCCGCCGCCGCGAAGGAGAAGGCCGAGCCCCCTCCCGGCGAGCCGTGGGATTTCAGCGACGTCATGGAGGAAGTGGACAAGGAAGGCGGGGCTCCGGCCGAGGTCCCACAACACGTGGAAGATTTCCTTCCGGGTTCGCCGCGCGGCACGCAGGTGCCCCAGGGAGGGCTTTCCCTCGGAGAGTTCGACGTTTCCATCGAAGATATCGAAAAATCGCCCTCGGGGGAGCCGGCGGCGGACATCGAAGGGAATCCCTTGGCGGATGCCCCGCCCGCGGTCACCGACATCGAGACCGCTCTCGAAGCGGCGGAGGAGCTCGAGGAATTGGAGAACCTCGAAGAGGTGGACCTGCTCGATAAGGAAGCCGCCAAACCCGCGCCGCCCGAACCCGGCCCCGGGGCGGAGAGCGGGCCGAGAGCGCAATTTTCCGGCCGTGCCCAGGAAATCTTCGAGAAGGTGGCGGCGGAAGCGGTGGAGAAGGTGATGTGGGAGTTCATGGAGCGTTTCTCCGCGGAGT
The DNA window shown above is from Deltaproteobacteria bacterium and carries:
- a CDS encoding VacB/RNase II family 3'-5' exoribonuclease; this encodes MRGREYWEEWLRRNADAFRSKAESIRDWYRLAGVSKGERRMFRAAMKSVGEAGGRRGKGRHGPRRPGGEAAHPETPYAGADRHRREENAGPVREGRLRFTREGRPLVIPDSRDEPAIRIPGHALSGAWPKDRVRVRLERRRGGMPPSGRIVQVVERGIRLFVGRYSPIGARDFVRFRDREADLHLPVTVPEDLEPQANDLVLAEVDRYPRGGEEGHAQIIRVLGKDYDMGTIFLAVVCARDVPVEFSDGAINEAKDIPHVVRFPIARLRDSDAHETVERVDLRDYPFVTIDGDDARDFDDAVCLVQEHGRARILVAIADVSRYVALGSRLDRDAFERGTSVYFPDRAVPMLPPALSEGVCSLKPGVNRLTMTVDIPLDAYGRPGRASFYPSVIRSRARLTYGEVHAFLTGGGAGAVKGAIPPEIGKMLRSMEAAAGRLTLARSDRGALDFDLPEAKIVVENDFPARVEAYPRWEAHRLIEEFMLLANTAVAEFLSEKGFTFLSRIHEPPAEDRMEEFEDAAARLLRRAKVTERRDVSSRLQAWTEAARGGKYERYINVLMLRSLMLARYGPEQAGHFGLALSQYTHFTSPIRRYPDLVVHRVLKAALGEKSLSAYASGLKESAGEIGRHLSARERAAMDAERDVEQRAKALHLSKRTGETFTGVISSIVGYGFFVELAECFAEGFVHISSLRDDDYRYSAERGEWFGTLRKTRFSLGDRLRVRLRRADVERGEIDLVYVEKLPDTA
- a CDS encoding response regulator — protein: MGKKILLAEDSSTIRKVFELAFARSDISLTMVENGNDAVRLARETAPDLVVADVTLPDRDGFQVAEELGASGKGCRCPVLILSGTLFPFDEEKFRKCGARGVLFKPFESRELAEKVLEMLEFGEEEAAAAKEKAEPPPGEPWDFSDVMEEVDKEGGAPAEVPQHVEDFLPGSPRGTQVPQGGLSLGEFDVSIEDIEKSPSGEPAADIEGNPLADAPPAVTDIETALEAAEELEELENLEEVDLLDKEAAKPAPPEPGPGAESGPRAQFSGRAQEIFEKVAAEAVEKVMWEFMERFSAEFSQRIRESVEAVAWEVIPPTAEALIREEIARIRERTEKKSS